From Sphingomonas bisphenolicum, one genomic window encodes:
- a CDS encoding HAD-IA family hydrolase, with amino-acid sequence MSNRLVVFDCDGTLVDSQHSICTAMVRAFEDVQLPPPERLAILSAVGLSLPVAMARLLPDAEADFHDHLADRYKLAFQAMRREQGVQEPLYPGIADLVAELDAAGWLLGVATGKSDRGLNLCLTHHGIIDRFVTLQTADRHPSKPHPSMLMTAMAEAGAAPDTTVMIGDTSFDIAMGLAAGVRSIGVAWGYHLPGELVAAGAHAVAMDSAELRGHIGAP; translated from the coding sequence ATGAGCAATCGCCTGGTCGTCTTCGATTGCGACGGCACGCTGGTCGACAGCCAGCACAGCATCTGCACCGCCATGGTCCGCGCCTTCGAGGATGTGCAACTGCCGCCGCCCGAACGGCTGGCGATCCTGTCGGCGGTGGGCCTGTCGCTGCCGGTCGCGATGGCGCGGCTGCTGCCCGATGCGGAGGCGGATTTCCACGATCATCTGGCCGATCGCTACAAGCTGGCGTTCCAGGCGATGCGGCGCGAGCAGGGGGTGCAGGAACCGCTCTATCCCGGCATCGCCGATCTGGTGGCGGAACTGGACGCGGCGGGATGGTTGCTGGGGGTGGCGACCGGCAAGTCGGACCGCGGCCTCAACCTGTGCCTCACCCATCATGGTATCATCGACCGGTTCGTGACGCTGCAGACCGCCGATCGCCACCCGTCCAAGCCGCACCCCTCGATGCTGATGACCGCGATGGCGGAAGCGGGGGCGGCGCCCGACACCACGGTGATGATCGGCGACACCAGCTTCGACATCGCCATGGGGCTGGCCGCGGGCGTGCGCAGCATCGGCGTGGCGTGGGGCTATCATCTGCCGGGCGAACTGGTCGCGGCGGGCGCCCATGCGGTGGCGATGGACAGCGCGGAATTACGCGGCCATATCGGCGCGCCATGA
- the crcB gene encoding fluoride efflux transporter CrcB, protein MTNMFLVMGGGAVGAALRYQLGRFAGQMAPGTAWPWGTFAANLIGGFAMGLLAGWLARGGSVSGEPIRLLLGVGVLGGFTTFSAFSLETMLMIQRGDILLASGYALASVIGAIVALCVGLTVMRSVVA, encoded by the coding sequence ATGACCAATATGTTTCTTGTGATGGGCGGGGGCGCCGTGGGCGCCGCCTTGCGCTATCAATTGGGGCGCTTCGCCGGGCAGATGGCGCCCGGTACGGCCTGGCCCTGGGGTACCTTCGCCGCCAATCTGATCGGCGGTTTCGCCATGGGGCTGCTCGCCGGATGGCTGGCGCGCGGGGGCAGCGTGTCGGGCGAACCGATCCGCCTGTTGCTGGGCGTGGGCGTGCTGGGCGGCTTCACCACCTTTTCCGCGTTCAGCCTCGAAACCATGCTGATGATCCAGCGCGGCGATATCCTGCTGGCGAGCGGCTATGCGCTGGCGTCGGTGATCGGCGCGATCGTGGCGCTGTGCGTGGGCCTGACCGTGATGCGGAGCGTCGTGGCATGA
- a CDS encoding DUF2157 domain-containing protein, producing the protein MSERKLRAWQAAGLIDADTASAIGAWEAAHSRPIGVWAIVGLGALTIGLGLVSIVAANWEAIPGTARLAIHFAIMAALAAWIGWRLLKGDLNPIVCDALLFVAAVLGLTFFGHLGQVYQTSSPLWQPLLAWLLLFSPLLLLFGRGWPVAGLWMAGLLGTLWAHADDHDRVWSLFGRVSPTHPSLYWGLIACPPILVAGAAALMRDRSDRPAFWRLIEQMAATTIFAGVSIVLLLRGWDSDSAILPGSAAIQSVALLCAAAATAYARRTASGRATAALLVVAAVLHLGQALLPGLSHYASTWIASLFFLALWGAVAAGAIHARWRRIFQAAVALVALRIIILSFELNDDLLGSGVGLILSGLFAMAVAWATIRLSRRYAPARGEGA; encoded by the coding sequence ATGTCGGAACGGAAACTCAGGGCGTGGCAGGCGGCGGGGCTGATCGACGCCGATACCGCCAGCGCGATCGGCGCGTGGGAAGCCGCGCATAGCCGGCCGATCGGCGTCTGGGCGATCGTCGGGCTGGGCGCGCTGACGATCGGGCTGGGGCTGGTGTCGATCGTCGCCGCCAATTGGGAGGCGATTCCCGGCACGGCGCGGCTGGCGATCCATTTTGCGATCATGGCCGCGCTCGCGGCATGGATCGGGTGGCGGTTGTTGAAAGGCGATCTGAACCCAATAGTCTGCGACGCCCTGCTCTTCGTGGCGGCGGTGCTGGGCCTCACCTTTTTCGGCCATCTGGGGCAGGTCTACCAGACCAGTTCGCCGCTGTGGCAGCCGCTGCTCGCCTGGCTGCTGCTCTTCTCGCCGCTGCTTCTATTGTTCGGGCGCGGCTGGCCGGTTGCGGGCCTGTGGATGGCAGGGCTGCTGGGCACGCTGTGGGCGCACGCCGACGATCATGACCGTGTCTGGTCCCTATTCGGTCGCGTCTCGCCGACGCATCCGTCGCTCTATTGGGGACTGATCGCCTGCCCGCCGATCCTGGTCGCCGGCGCCGCCGCCCTGATGCGCGACAGGAGCGATCGCCCCGCCTTCTGGCGGCTGATCGAACAAATGGCCGCTACGACGATCTTCGCGGGCGTCAGCATCGTCCTGCTGCTGCGCGGCTGGGACAGCGACAGCGCGATCCTGCCCGGCAGCGCCGCGATCCAGAGCGTCGCCCTGCTCTGCGCCGCCGCGGCGACCGCTTATGCCCGGCGCACCGCGTCCGGCCGCGCGACCGCAGCGCTGCTGGTCGTCGCGGCGGTACTGCATCTGGGCCAGGCGCTGCTGCCCGGTCTGAGCCACTACGCCAGCACCTGGATCGCCAGCCTGTTCTTCCTCGCGCTCTGGGGCGCGGTCGCCGCCGGTGCGATCCATGCCCGTTGGCGGCGCATCTTCCAGGCCGCCGTCGCGCTGGTCGCGCTGCGCATCATCATCCTCAGCTTCGAACTGAATGACGATTTGCTGGGCAGCGGCGTGGGGCTGATTCTGTCGGGCCTGTTCGCCATGGCCGTCGCCTGGGCCACGATCCGCCTGTCGCGCCGTTATGCCCCTGCGCGCGGAGAGGGCGCATGA
- a CDS encoding RluA family pseudouridine synthase, which translates to MKGRPPARPGAGATGGKRPRDGKPAGRSASGKPSDKRFGDKKPGDKKPADRKFDRKSADGKPGAPGRARGGAKAASARKGEGGKPPFKPRTKAAAPAAAKAAPAAAKPVAAKSSAAKGVSLDVRQFRVAADDDGIRLDRWFQRHLPDVGFNIVSRWSRTGQLRVDGARAAPGDRIVEGQTIRVPPAEARPDMPEKAKRVRVIDLTPDEIAYAQEMVIHRDAQAIVINKPPGLATQGGTKTDEHVDKLLDALLFDSESRPKLVHRLDKDTSGALLLARTSRSAAHFAKTFSSRTARKVYWALVIGVPSINDGMIELPLAKQPGTGGEKMHVDEEEGMPARTRYRVIERAGNRAAWVELQPYTGRTHQLRVHLAAIGHPIVGDGKYGGKDSFLTGSISRKMHLHARRIRVDHPDGGRVDVMADLPTHFANSLEDLGFDLSLGDMPLDDEIDRTPTREDEKKFARQHAKQVRKDRKGERRSRGGGRGE; encoded by the coding sequence ATGAAGGGGCGTCCTCCCGCCAGGCCCGGCGCGGGCGCGACCGGCGGCAAGAGGCCGCGCGACGGCAAGCCTGCGGGCCGATCCGCAAGCGGCAAGCCGTCGGACAAGCGCTTCGGCGACAAGAAGCCGGGTGATAAAAAGCCCGCTGACCGCAAGTTCGACCGGAAATCCGCCGACGGCAAGCCCGGCGCGCCCGGCCGCGCCCGTGGGGGCGCGAAGGCGGCAAGTGCGCGCAAGGGGGAGGGCGGCAAGCCGCCGTTCAAGCCCCGCACGAAAGCCGCTGCGCCCGCCGCGGCCAAGGCCGCACCGGCCGCAGCCAAGCCCGTCGCCGCCAAGAGCAGCGCCGCCAAGGGCGTGTCGCTCGACGTGCGCCAGTTCCGCGTGGCCGCCGACGATGACGGCATCCGCCTCGACCGCTGGTTCCAGCGGCATCTGCCCGATGTCGGCTTCAATATCGTGTCGCGCTGGTCGCGCACCGGCCAGTTGCGGGTCGATGGCGCGCGCGCCGCGCCGGGCGACCGCATCGTCGAGGGGCAGACGATCCGCGTCCCCCCCGCCGAAGCGCGGCCCGATATGCCCGAAAAGGCGAAGCGCGTCCGCGTCATCGACCTGACGCCCGACGAGATCGCCTATGCGCAGGAGATGGTGATCCATCGCGATGCGCAGGCCATCGTCATCAACAAGCCGCCGGGGCTGGCCACGCAGGGCGGGACCAAGACCGACGAGCATGTCGACAAGCTGCTCGACGCGCTGCTGTTCGATTCCGAATCGCGCCCCAAGCTGGTCCACCGGCTGGACAAGGACACGTCGGGCGCGCTGCTGCTGGCGCGGACCAGCCGGTCGGCCGCGCATTTCGCCAAGACTTTCTCCAGCCGCACCGCGCGCAAGGTCTATTGGGCGCTGGTGATCGGCGTGCCGTCGATCAATGACGGCATGATCGAGCTGCCGCTCGCCAAGCAGCCGGGCACCGGCGGCGAGAAGATGCATGTGGACGAGGAAGAGGGGATGCCCGCCCGCACGCGCTATCGCGTGATCGAACGGGCCGGCAACCGCGCCGCCTGGGTCGAGCTGCAACCCTATACCGGCCGAACGCACCAGTTGCGCGTCCATCTGGCGGCGATCGGCCACCCGATCGTGGGCGACGGCAAATATGGCGGCAAGGACAGTTTCCTGACCGGGTCGATCAGCCGCAAGATGCACCTGCATGCGCGCCGCATCCGGGTGGATCATCCCGATGGCGGGCGGGTGGACGTGATGGCGGACCTGCCGACCCATTTCGCCAACAGCCTGGAGGATCTGGGCTTCGACCTCTCCCTGGGCGACATGCCGCTGGACGACGAGATCGACCGGACCCCGACCCGCGAGGACGAGAAGAAGTTCGCGCGCCAGCACGCCAAGCAGGTGCGCAAGGATCGCAAGGGCGAGCGCCGGTCGCGGGGTGGCGGCCGCGGCGAATGA
- a CDS encoding DMT family transporter: protein MTKGSGGTMLAGIACGVGAGALWGLVFVAPEVVRGFTPLQQAVGRYLAYGALSLILVAPRWRMLAARMTPRLLWALAWLALAGNLFYYVLLVSAVQMGGVAMTSLVVGFLPVAVTIIGSREAGAVPLRQLAPSLLLCVAGALCIGWQAVVMPGPGPVATRLLGFACAVGALISWTAFAIGNNHWLRRQGDMPAQDWNLLIGLATGCQALLFLPVVLWLGLGRHDAAAWTQFATVSVAVALLASIVGNALWNRASRLLPLTMVGQMILFETAFALIYGFAWEGRWPTGLESAAFLLVVLSVVTCIAAHRRPVAQLVTTA from the coding sequence ATGACCAAGGGATCAGGCGGAACGATGCTGGCGGGCATCGCGTGCGGTGTGGGCGCGGGGGCTCTGTGGGGGCTGGTGTTCGTGGCGCCCGAAGTGGTGCGCGGCTTCACCCCGTTGCAGCAGGCGGTCGGCCGTTATCTGGCCTATGGCGCGCTGTCGCTGATCCTCGTCGCGCCGCGCTGGCGGATGCTGGCTGCGCGGATGACGCCGCGCCTATTGTGGGCGCTGGCCTGGCTCGCGCTGGCCGGCAACCTCTTTTACTATGTGCTGCTGGTGAGCGCGGTGCAGATGGGCGGCGTCGCCATGACATCGCTGGTGGTCGGTTTCCTGCCGGTGGCGGTGACGATCATCGGCAGCCGGGAGGCGGGCGCGGTGCCGCTGCGACAATTGGCGCCCTCGCTGCTGCTGTGCGTCGCCGGCGCGCTGTGCATCGGCTGGCAGGCGGTGGTCATGCCCGGACCGGGGCCGGTGGCGACGCGGCTGCTGGGCTTTGCCTGCGCGGTCGGGGCGCTGATCTCCTGGACCGCCTTCGCCATCGGCAATAATCACTGGCTGCGGCGGCAGGGCGACATGCCAGCGCAGGACTGGAACCTGCTGATCGGGCTGGCGACAGGATGCCAGGCGCTGCTGTTCCTGCCGGTCGTGCTGTGGCTGGGGCTGGGCCGGCATGACGCCGCCGCCTGGACGCAGTTCGCCACCGTCTCGGTCGCTGTCGCGCTGCTGGCCTCGATCGTGGGCAACGCGCTGTGGAACCGGGCGAGCCGGTTATTGCCGCTGACCATGGTCGGGCAGATGATCCTGTTCGAAACCGCCTTCGCGCTGATCTATGGCTTCGCCTGGGAAGGGCGCTGGCCGACCGGGCTGGAGAGCGCGGCCTTCCTGCTGGTGGTGCTGAGCGTCGTGACCTGCATCGCGGCGCATCGGCGGCCGGTGGCGCAGCTCGTCACAACCGCCTGA
- a CDS encoding FMN-binding negative transcriptional regulator, producing the protein MTPGAPYRWTDEAAIRDFVGQAGFGLLCVAAPDRMHVVHLPVVWLDDRRIGLHIHRANPIVRHLDGADALIVVTGPHGYVSPDWYGLPDKVPTWNYLSAELRGPMARLDRDATIAQIDALTQEQERRLAPKPVWTRDKMGAGQFDRLLGGLVGFAMRVDALHGTAKLGQDKPEAARIGVADALDAGGNAPLAALMRATLGEGDAA; encoded by the coding sequence ATGACGCCGGGGGCGCCCTATCGCTGGACGGATGAGGCGGCGATCCGCGATTTCGTGGGACAGGCGGGCTTCGGCCTGCTCTGCGTCGCCGCGCCCGACAGGATGCATGTGGTGCATCTGCCTGTCGTCTGGCTGGACGATCGGCGGATCGGCCTGCACATCCATCGCGCCAATCCGATCGTGCGGCATCTGGACGGAGCGGACGCACTGATCGTCGTTACCGGGCCGCATGGCTATGTCAGCCCGGACTGGTATGGCCTGCCCGACAAGGTGCCGACCTGGAACTATCTGTCGGCCGAATTGCGCGGGCCGATGGCGCGGCTGGACCGGGACGCGACGATTGCGCAGATCGATGCGCTCACCCAGGAGCAGGAGCGGCGGCTGGCGCCAAAGCCGGTCTGGACCCGCGACAAGATGGGGGCGGGCCAGTTCGACCGGCTGCTCGGTGGGCTCGTCGGCTTCGCCATGCGGGTGGACGCGCTGCACGGCACTGCCAAGCTGGGGCAGGACAAGCCGGAAGCGGCGCGGATCGGCGTGGCCGATGCGCTGGACGCCGGTGGCAATGCGCCGCTGGCGGCGCTGATGCGGGCGACTCTGGGCGAAGGGGACGCGGCATGA
- a CDS encoding Lrp/AsnC family transcriptional regulator, whose amino-acid sequence MPDMRTPDPFDRAILRIIQRDNRTPQRAIAQAVNLSTAAVQRRIAAMEKAGIVARNAAIVDPDAVDLDITAIVEVHLTDERSATVDRAKALFRADPAVQQCYYVTGGCSFILLIVSPDMRHYDATTRRLLSDTDFVASFHSFLALDRVKAGMELVIA is encoded by the coding sequence ATGCCCGATATGCGCACTCCAGACCCGTTCGACCGCGCGATCCTGCGAATCATCCAGCGCGACAATCGCACGCCGCAACGCGCCATCGCGCAGGCGGTGAACCTCTCCACCGCAGCGGTGCAACGCCGCATCGCCGCCATGGAAAAGGCCGGGATCGTCGCCCGCAACGCCGCGATCGTCGATCCCGATGCAGTGGACCTGGACATCACCGCGATCGTCGAAGTCCATCTGACCGACGAACGCTCCGCCACGGTCGACCGCGCCAAGGCGCTGTTCCGCGCCGATCCGGCTGTGCAGCAATGCTATTATGTGACGGGCGGCTGCAGCTTCATCCTGTTGATCGTATCGCCCGACATGCGCCATTATGACGCCACCACCCGCCGCCTGCTGTCGGACACCGACTTCGTCGCCAGCTTCCACAGCTTCCTCGCCCTCGACCGGGTGAAGGCGGGGATGGAATTGGTGATAGCGTAA